In Piliocolobus tephrosceles isolate RC106 chromosome 5, ASM277652v3, whole genome shotgun sequence, a single genomic region encodes these proteins:
- the TSPYL4 gene encoding testis-specific Y-encoded-like protein 4, which yields MSGLDGGNKLPLAQTGGLAAPDHAPGDPDLDQCQGLHEETEATQVMANTGGGSLETVAEGGASRDPVDCGPALRVPVAGSRGCVATKAGQEDAPPSTKGLEAASASEAADNSQKNGCQLGEPRGPAGQKALEASGAGGLGSQMIAGKKAKEVTTKKCAMSAAVEKEGEAGAVMEEKKVVQKEKKVAGGVKEETRPRAPKINNCMDSLEAIDQELSNVNAQADRAFLQLERKFGRMRRLHMQRRSFIIQNIPGFWVTAFRNHPQLSPMISGQDEDMLRYMINLEVEELKHPRAGCKFKFIFQGNPYFRNEGLVKEYERRSSGRVVSLSTPIRWHRGQDPQAHIHRNREGNTIPSFFNWFSDHSLLEFDRIAEIIKGELWPNPLQYYLMGEGPRRGIRGPPRQPVESARSFRFQSG from the coding sequence ATGAGCGGTCTGGATGGGGGCAACAAGCTCCCTCTCGCCCAAACCGGCGGCCTGGCTGCTCCCGACCATGCCCCAGGAGATCCGGACCTAGACCAGTGCCAAGGGCTCCATGAAGAAACCGAGGCGACACAGGTGATGGCCAACACAGGTGGGGGCAGCCTGGAGACCGTTGCGGAGGGAGGTGCATCCCGGGATCCTGTTGACTGTGGCCCCGCGCTCCGCGTCCCAGTTGCCGGGAGTCGCGGCTGTGTGGCGACCAAAGCCGGGCAGGAGGATGCTCCACCTTCTACGAAAGGTCTGgaagcagcctctgcctccgaggCTGCTGATAACAGCCAGAAAAATGGCTGTCAGCTTGGAGAGCCCCGTGGCCCTGCTGGGCAGAAGGCTCTAGAAGCCAGTGGCGCAGGGGGGTTGGGGTCTCAGATGATAGCTGGGAAGAAGGCCAAGGAAGTGACGACTAAAAAGTGCGCCATGTCAGCAGCGGTGGAAAAGGAGGGAGAAGCAGGGGCGGTGATGGAGGAAAAGAAGGtagtgcagaaggaaaaaaaagtggcAGGAGGGGTGAAAGAGGAGACACGGCCCAGGGCCCCGAAGATCAATAACTGCATGGACTCGCTGGAGGCCATCGATCAAGAGTTGTCAAATGTAAATGCCCAGGCTGACAGGGCCTTCCTTCAGCTTGAGCGCAAGTTTGGCCGCATGCGAAGGCTCCACATGCAGCGCAGAAGTTTCATTATTCAAAATATCCCAGGTTTCTGGGTCACTGCCTTTCGAAACCACCCCCAGCTGTCACCTATGATCAGTGGCCAAGATGAAGACATGCTGAGGTACATGATCAATTTGGAGGTGGAGGAGCTTAAACACCCCAGAGCAGGCTGCAAATTCAAGTTCATCTTTCAGGGCAACCCCTACTTCCGAAATGAGGGGCTCGTCAAGGAATATGAGCGCAGATCCTCCGGACGGGTGGTGTCTCTTTCCACGCCGATCCGCTGGCACCGAGGCCAAGATCCCCAGGCTCATATCCACAGAAACCGGGAAGGGAACACTATCCCTAGTTTCTTCAACTGGTTTTCAGACCACAGCCTTCTAGAATTCGACAGAATTGCAGAGATTATCAAAGGAGAACTGTGGCCCAATCCCCTACAATACTACCTGATGGGTGAAGGGCCCCGTAGAGGAATTCGAGGCCCACCAAGGCAGCCAGTGGAGAGCGCCAGATCCTTCAGGTTCCAGTCTGGCTAA